Below is a genomic region from Burkholderia pseudomultivorans.
GTTCAACCTGGCGTGGAAGCTCGCGTACGTTATTAAGGGGCATGCAACCGAGAAGCTGCTGCAGACCTATTCGGACGAACGCGCACCTGTCGGCAAGCAAATCGTGCTGCGCGCAAATCAGTCGCGCAAAGACTATGCACTTATCAAAGAGGTGTTCAGCGTTGAGGGTGCAGAAAACCCCGTGGCTGCTGGCATCGCGCGCTTCAAGGACGCGGGACCGGAGGGGGCGAACGCGCGCCGCCTGGCCGGTGCGGCACTCGAACTAAAAAACAAGGAATTTAATGCACAGGGCGTCGAGATGAATCAGCGTTACGTTTCTACTGCCGTTGTGCCCGACGCGCATTCGTCTCTGGAGGAATGGAAGCGCGACCCCGAGCTCTATCTTCAGCCGACGACCCGACCGGGCGCCAAGCTTCCACACGCCTGGCTCATCAACTCGACCGGCATGCGTGTGTCCACCCTTGACGTCGTCGGCAAGGGCAAGTTCACCATCTTTACTGGCCTTTCCGGAAAAGCATGGGCTGACGCCGCAGAGGAACTGGATTTGCCGTTCCTGCGCACGGTGGTAATTGGGCAGGATGACTTTCAGGATGTCTATTGCGACTGGCAGCGTCAGCGTGAAATTGAAGAAGCTGGAGCGCTACTGGTGCGGCCGGATGGATACGTGGCATGGCGACAATTTGACGGTGTATCCAACCGCGCTACCGCGCGACAGATGCTTCAGTCAGCGCTCGAAAGCGTGCTGGGCAGGGTTTGAGAATTCTCCCGGCCGTAGTTTGAATGCAGCGGCCAGTGCCGCTGCTCTGTACCACCTAAAATTTCACAGGAATCGAGTATGAGCACGAATACTGCACTCACCGAAGCTTCCACGAGCAAGTTCGCTCGCATCAAAGAAGGCGACCTCGACCTTCAGATTCACTACAACGATATGGGCAACGGTCCTGAGACCGTCGTGATGCTCCATGGTTCTGGCCCGGGCGCAAGCGGCTGGGCGAATTTCAACCGCAATCTGGAGCCGCTCGTCGAGAAGGGCTATCGCGTCATCCTCATGGATTGCCCGGGCTGGAGCAAGAGCGACCCGATTGTTTGCACGGAGAATCGCTCAGGGCTGAATGCGCGTGCACTGAAAGGTCTTCTCGATACCATCGACGTTCAGGGTCCCGTGCATATCATCGGCAACTCGATGGGCGGCCATACGGCGGTAGCATTCGCACTCGCAAACCCGCAACGCGTCGGTAAGCTGGTGCTGATGGGGGGCGGAACGGGCGGCCCGAGCCAGTTCGTTCCGATGCCGACCGAAGGTATCAAGCTGCTGCAGGGCCTCTATCGTGTGCCGACGATTGAGAATCTCAAGCGGATGATGAACGTGTTCGTCTACGATGCGAGCAGCCTCACGGAAGACCTCTTCCAGACCCGCCTCGACAACATGCTGGCGCGCAAAGACCACCTCGAAAACTTCGTGAAGAGCATCGACGCAAATCCGAAGCAGTTCCCCGATGTGGGCCATCGCTTGTCGGAAGTGAAGGCGCCCACGCTAATCATCTGGGGTCGCGATGACCGCTTCGTGCCGATGGACGTCGGTCTGCGCCTCCTATGGAGCATGCCGAACGCTGAGTACCATATCTTCAATCGCTGTGGCCACTGGGCGCAGTGGGAGCATGCCGATAAATTTAATCGTATGGTTCTCGATTTCTTCACGCACTAAACGCTAGAGCATTCGCTGCCCAGTACCAGCGAGTATTGAGCCGGGAGCTTCTGGCAAAACTCGCATGAGGGAGAGGTCCTCGGCACAGACGCGTGTAAAGCGCGATAAAGGGGATGAGACGCCACCCACGGAACCTGTCGGGCGGCATAGCCCCGGAGGCGCGAAGCATCATCGGCACGAGACAGGCTTGTTGCGGCCGATTTTCATCAGATCGATGAGATTACGGCGAAGTGCCGTGTGCGCGAGCACGCCGGGTGAGCTAGCTAATGTCGCTGCGCTGCTCGTGGGTTCAGAAGTTGGCTTCGTTACCCGCAGCGATTCCCTGATGGATGGTGTCATTACCGTTGGGTACTTGGTTTTGGCCACTGGCTTTAGCGCGGATGGCGCGTCTTCCCTCGGAAGCGGTCATTGTGCGGTCCCTACGCGGAATGACCGCTTCGGGTTGCGGATTCAACCGGTCGACAACCACACGTGCGTATTTCGGACGAACGTGACCGGCCGTTTCGGGATCGTGACCGGCGATTTCGGCAACGTGACCGGTCATTCCGGGAACGTGACCGAGCGGACCGGAAGGCAGGATTGGCGTTGCGCATGACATCAACCACGCGGGCTATGCTCGCCGGCTTTGGCCGGAGACAGCATGCCCGCGCACCGGATGAACATGCGCATGATCAAGGACGTTTTACGACTTAAATTCGACGGCGGCTTCTCGCACGATCGGATCGCCGCGTCGCTGGGCATTTCCAAGGGCGTGGTCACGAAGTACATCGGACTGGCCGGTGCCGCCGGGCTGGACTGGGCGAGCGCCTGCGACATGGACGAAGCCGAGCTCGAACGGCGGCTTCTCGGCAAGCCCACGGGGCCAACAGCCTACGCCCAGCCCGACTACGGGCGCATTCACCAGGAGCTGCGCCGCAAGGGCGTGACGCTGACGCTGCTCTGGGAGGAGTACCAGGCCGAATTCGCGGACCGACAGACCTACCGCTATACGCAGTTCTGCGAGCACTACAAGGCGTTCACGAAACGCCTGAAGCGTTCGATGCGCCAGATCCACCGCGCCGGCGAGAAGCTGTTTGTCGACTTCGCCGGTCCCACGTTGCCGCTGACGACCGGACGCCGCGCACACATCTTCGTCGCCGCCATGGGCGCGTCGAGCTACACGTTCGCATGCGCGACGCCGGCCGAAACGATGGAGGACTGGCTGGGCGGCATTGCACGCGCGCTGACCTTCTATGGCGGCGTACCGCAGCTGATCGTGCCGGATAACCCGCGCGCGATGATTGCCGATCCCGACCGTTACGAACCTCGCGCCGGCGACACCGTGCTGGACTTCGCGCGTCATTACGGCACGTCATTCCTGCCTGCACGCGTGTATCGCCCGCAGGACAAGCCGAAGGTAGAAGTCGCGGTCCAGGTGGTCGAGCGCTGGATCATGGCGCGCCTGCGTCATCACCGGTTTGCGTCGGTCCAGTCGGTTGATGACGCGATCCGTCCACTGCTGAAGAACCTGAATGAGCGGCCGTTCCAGAAGCTGCCGGGATGCCGCGCCAGCGCATTCGCCGAACTGGACGCGCCGGCCTTGCAACCGCTGCCAGCGCAGCCCTATGAGCTGGCGCGCTTCAAGACGGTGACGGTTCACATCGACTATCACGTCGAGATCAACAAACACCGCTACAGCGTGCCGCACGCGCTGGTCGGTCTCAAGCTCGATGCGCGCATCACGGCGGGCGCTGTCGAACTGTTGCATCGCGGCCGCCGCGTCGCCAGCCACGCCCGTAACGACCGCGCGGGCGGCTACACCACGGTCGTCGAGCACATGCCGGCGGCACACCGCGCCCATCTCGAATGGACGCCGCAGCGGCTGATTCACTGGGGCCAGCAGATCGGCGCGGCAACCGGCGCGCTCGTCACCCGGCTGCTGCAGGAGCAACGCCACCCGGAACACGGCTATCGGGCGTGCCTCGGATTGCTCTCGCTCTCCCGTCGCTATGGCCGCGAGCGTCTTGAAGCGGCGTGTGCGCTGGCGCTGGAACTGGGCGTGCACCGTTACCGCCACGTGCGCGACATCCTGATCAACAACCGCGACCGCGCCGCGGCGACAACGCCTGCCGACTG
It encodes:
- the istA gene encoding IS21 family transposase; this encodes MPAHRMNMRMIKDVLRLKFDGGFSHDRIAASLGISKGVVTKYIGLAGAAGLDWASACDMDEAELERRLLGKPTGPTAYAQPDYGRIHQELRRKGVTLTLLWEEYQAEFADRQTYRYTQFCEHYKAFTKRLKRSMRQIHRAGEKLFVDFAGPTLPLTTGRRAHIFVAAMGASSYTFACATPAETMEDWLGGIARALTFYGGVPQLIVPDNPRAMIADPDRYEPRAGDTVLDFARHYGTSFLPARVYRPQDKPKVEVAVQVVERWIMARLRHHRFASVQSVDDAIRPLLKNLNERPFQKLPGCRASAFAELDAPALQPLPAQPYELARFKTVTVHIDYHVEINKHRYSVPHALVGLKLDARITAGAVELLHRGRRVASHARNDRAGGYTTVVEHMPAAHRAHLEWTPQRLIHWGQQIGAATGALVTRLLQEQRHPEHGYRACLGLLSLSRRYGRERLEAACALALELGVHRYRHVRDILINNRDRAAATTPADWISPSRAHVRGSSYYQ
- a CDS encoding alpha/beta fold hydrolase, encoding MSTNTALTEASTSKFARIKEGDLDLQIHYNDMGNGPETVVMLHGSGPGASGWANFNRNLEPLVEKGYRVILMDCPGWSKSDPIVCTENRSGLNARALKGLLDTIDVQGPVHIIGNSMGGHTAVAFALANPQRVGKLVLMGGGTGGPSQFVPMPTEGIKLLQGLYRVPTIENLKRMMNVFVYDASSLTEDLFQTRLDNMLARKDHLENFVKSIDANPKQFPDVGHRLSEVKAPTLIIWGRDDRFVPMDVGLRLLWSMPNAEYHIFNRCGHWAQWEHADKFNRMVLDFFTH